The Thermoleophilum album genome includes a window with the following:
- a CDS encoding Nramp family divalent metal transporter — MRHPHDAQEEAKVGGATTLLEPSPLARLRARGRLRQTVALLGPAFVAAVAYVDPGNFATNIAAGSQYGFLLLWVIVGANLMAMLVQYLSAKVGIATGRNLPELCRENLPRPLVVFLWIQAELVAMATDLAEFIGGPLALHLLFGMPLFPAALVTAVIAFAILALQTRGYRRFELAIASLLGLVLAGFLYEMFASAPDPGAVTSGLVPGFDDTESVLLATGILGATVMPHVIYLHSALTQDRVPPRDGHEVRELLRFERLDVVIAMSLAGLVNASMLIVSATLFHGRAEVETIEQAHAGFEAALGGGAALAFAVALLASGASSSSVGTYAGQVVMQGFIRRSIPLTLRRLITMAPALAVVGAGFDPTRALVISQVVLSFGIPFALIPLVVFTARREVMGEFVNGRVTTTAAAVVAALVSALNLFLLVRTLFG, encoded by the coding sequence GTGCGGCACCCCCACGACGCACAGGAAGAGGCCAAGGTCGGCGGCGCGACGACCCTGCTCGAGCCGAGTCCGCTTGCCCGGCTGCGCGCGCGTGGGCGGCTTCGCCAGACGGTCGCGCTGCTTGGCCCCGCCTTCGTCGCCGCGGTTGCCTACGTCGATCCCGGCAACTTCGCGACCAACATCGCTGCCGGCTCGCAGTACGGATTCCTCCTGCTCTGGGTGATCGTCGGCGCCAACTTGATGGCGATGCTCGTCCAGTACTTGTCCGCCAAGGTGGGGATCGCGACCGGTCGCAACCTCCCCGAGCTTTGCCGCGAAAACCTCCCGCGCCCCCTTGTCGTGTTTCTCTGGATCCAGGCGGAGCTGGTGGCGATGGCGACAGACCTCGCCGAGTTCATCGGCGGACCGCTCGCCTTGCACCTGCTGTTCGGCATGCCCCTGTTTCCAGCAGCTCTGGTGACCGCGGTTATTGCCTTCGCGATCCTCGCGCTCCAGACGCGCGGCTACCGCCGTTTCGAGCTGGCGATCGCGAGCTTGCTCGGGCTTGTGCTAGCTGGCTTCCTCTACGAGATGTTCGCGAGCGCCCCCGATCCGGGTGCCGTGACGAGCGGCCTGGTGCCCGGATTCGACGACACCGAGAGCGTTCTGCTGGCCACCGGCATCCTTGGCGCCACCGTCATGCCGCACGTCATCTACCTGCACTCGGCGCTCACACAGGATCGGGTACCGCCTCGCGATGGCCACGAGGTCCGCGAGCTATTGCGCTTCGAGCGGCTCGACGTCGTGATCGCGATGTCGCTCGCCGGTTTGGTCAACGCTTCGATGTTGATCGTCTCCGCAACCCTGTTCCACGGGCGTGCCGAGGTCGAGACGATCGAACAAGCGCACGCCGGCTTCGAGGCGGCGCTGGGCGGTGGTGCGGCGCTCGCGTTCGCGGTCGCCTTGCTCGCCTCAGGCGCCTCGAGCTCCAGCGTGGGTACCTACGCGGGCCAGGTGGTCATGCAGGGGTTCATCCGTCGCTCGATACCGCTCACCTTGCGTCGCCTGATCACGATGGCTCCTGCGCTCGCGGTGGTCGGTGCGGGCTTCGACCCAACCCGTGCGCTCGTCATCAGTCAGGTCGTTTTGTCCTTCGGAATCCCGTTCGCGCTGATCCCGCTGGTGGTGTTCACCGCGCGCCGCGAGGTAATGGGGGAGTTCGTGAACGGGCGTGTGACGACGACGGCGGCGGCCGTCGTAGCCGCACTCGTTAGCGCTTTGAACCTCTTCTTGCTCGTTCGGACCCTTTTCGGCTGA